The Nocardia sp. NBC_01503 sequence GCGAGCGCGGTGGTGCGCTCCCCGGCGGCCGCGTACGCGAGCGCGACGGTATCGGCCCTGGTCTCGATCGACATCGTCACCCGCATGAGATCCGGTGTGCCGGTGGCACTTCCGGAGCCGTAGATCGTAATGCTGCCGGTGTCGATTCCGGTGCTGGTCACGGCGTCCTCCTGGTTGGCTGGCAAGACGATCCCGATGCTACCCACGGCCGCGTTTGCCCTGGTCGCGGCGCGCTGGTCATACCCCGCCGTGTGCGGCCAGTGCCCGCACGGCCGCATCGGCCTGAGCGTAGGCGGCGGTGGCGAGGCGTTCCAGGAGTGCGAGTTTCACCTCGGGGGCCTGGCGGGTGAGCTCATCGAATTTGTCGGGCGGCAGCACGGCCAAGCGGACGGTGTTCTCGGCGTAGATGTCATTGCTGAACAGCACTCCGGTGAGCAGCGAGATTTCACCGAAGGACATGCCGGGGGAGAGCGAGATGAGCCGATGCCGCCGCCCGTCGCGATCCTCGAAGCTGACGCGCACGCGCCCGTCGAGAATCAGGAACAGTCCGGCGCGCGGGCTGTCGCGGGCCACGATGCGCTCCCCGCGTGCGACGGTCCGGATCTCGAATTCCTTGGCCAGGCGCTGTCTTTCCGCATCGGGCAGATCCGCCAGCGCCGGATGCTGTTCGATGCGCAATGCCGCCGAGGGGGTGCAGTCCTCCGGTCGATACTTGTCGATGATGAGTTGTTCGCACCATTCGGTGGCGCTGTCGCGGTCGGCGAATACTCGTCCGCGCGGGTCGGCCGGATCCAGGCTGGACTCCATATGCCCGAGTTTGGCCTCCGGATCGACCAGTGCCACACGGCATCCGGCGGCGGCGAGTTCGCCCTGCAGATCGTCGAGCATGCGGACCGCGATCTCACTCACATCGGCGATTTCGCGCAGATCCAGTACGAGCGCCTCGAGTTCACCGGCGGCCGAGGCCGCCTCCACCGCCCGCACGGTGGATTCCGCGCCCGCGAACAGCAGATCGCCGTGCAGCTCGAATATCTGTGCGCGCTCACCCCATTCGCGCAGCACCGCCAGTTCATCGGCATCGCGCCGCAGCCGCGAGGGCGCCTCGGCGACGGTGTAGGCGGTGCGAATAGCGGTGTGCGCGGCCCGTGTCACATGCAGGAAGTGCAGCCCGAGGCGATGTGACAGCTCCCGGCACGCCTTGACCCCGCGCACACTGCTGCCGTGCGCGTCCAATCGCGGTGAGTAGACGGCGATTCCGATCTGCCCCGGTAGTACGGCCAGAATTCCGCCGCCCACACCGCTTTTGGCGGGCAGTCCGACCGTGGTCACCCAATCTCCGGCCGCGTCGTACATACCGCAGGTGGTCATGACGCTGAGTACCTGTTCGACCAGTGGCCGAGACAATGCCCGTTCGCGCGTCAAAGGGTTGACGCCGTTATTGGCGAGGGTCGCCGCCATCACCGCCAGATCACGGCAGGTCACATCGACCGAGCATTGCCGAAAGTACCGGTCGACCGCTTCATCGGGATCACCGTCGATGATTCCGGCGCCGCGCAGTAGATATCCGATGGCCCGATTTCGGAATCCGGTGCGCGCTTCGGAGGCGTATACGGCCTCATTGAGTCGAAGCTCACGCCCGGCGAATCGGCTGTAGCTGCGTTGTATCCGAGCGAACCGGTCGCCCGCGTCACGACCCTCCACGAGTGCGGCGGCGGCGATGGCTCCGGCATTGATCATCGGATTGCGCGGCCGCTGTGTCTTGGGGTCCAGACTGATTTCGTTGAACGGTTCCCCGGTGGGCTCCACGTCGATGCGCTCCGCGACCGCGGCGGGCCCGCGATCGGCCAATGCCAGTGCGTAGGTGAAGGGTTTGGAGATCGACTGAATTGTGAAGCAGGTGTCCAGATCTCCGCTGCCGTATATCCGGCCGTCGGCCGTAGCCAGGCAGATGCCGAATGAATCCGGTTGTACCGCCGCGAGTTCCGGTATGTAGTCGGCAAGCTCACCGGAGGTATCCGAACGGCACAATTCGTACACTTCGTGGATGATGTTCGCCACCACGCCGTGCGACACGCGAGCTGGGCCGTTGGTG is a genomic window containing:
- the glsA gene encoding glutaminase A — translated: MVPPIPATNGPARVSHGVVANIIHEVYELCRSDTSGELADYIPELAAVQPDSFGICLATADGRIYGSGDLDTCFTIQSISKPFTYALALADRGPAAVAERIDVEPTGEPFNEISLDPKTQRPRNPMINAGAIAAAALVEGRDAGDRFARIQRSYSRFAGRELRLNEAVYASEARTGFRNRAIGYLLRGAGIIDGDPDEAVDRYFRQCSVDVTCRDLAVMAATLANNGVNPLTRERALSRPLVEQVLSVMTTCGMYDAAGDWVTTVGLPAKSGVGGGILAVLPGQIGIAVYSPRLDAHGSSVRGVKACRELSHRLGLHFLHVTRAAHTAIRTAYTVAEAPSRLRRDADELAVLREWGERAQIFELHGDLLFAGAESTVRAVEAASAAGELEALVLDLREIADVSEIAVRMLDDLQGELAAAGCRVALVDPEAKLGHMESSLDPADPRGRVFADRDSATEWCEQLIIDKYRPEDCTPSAALRIEQHPALADLPDAERQRLAKEFEIRTVARGERIVARDSPRAGLFLILDGRVRVSFEDRDGRRHRLISLSPGMSFGEISLLTGVLFSNDIYAENTVRLAVLPPDKFDELTRQAPEVKLALLERLATAAYAQADAAVRALAAHGGV